The following coding sequences are from one Culex quinquefasciatus strain JHB chromosome 1, VPISU_Cqui_1.0_pri_paternal, whole genome shotgun sequence window:
- the LOC6051800 gene encoding uncharacterized protein LOC6051800 yields HAFCFSVPGGKPITPTGDQSLLNGSAPKDSSPTENGGSTVVDGVATKLESTQLQSQQQQPNGTKSPQKGGPDAATTTTAASPQKNGSTPSAAAAAAASQSPAQTQVSNQVIPGPQSASHVVIDEKKMKKCACCVIQ; encoded by the exons CATGCGTTTTGTTTTTCGGTTCCAGGTGGCAAACCAATCACACCGACCGGCGACCAGAGCCTGCTGAACGGTAGCGCACCAAAGGACAGCAGCCCGACGGAAAACGGTGGCAGCACGGTAGTGGACGGCGTTGCGACAAAGTTAGAG tcgACGCAACTCCaaagccagcagcagcagccgaacGGTACGAAATCTCCTCAGAAGGGCGGCCCGGACGCGGCCACCACGACGACGGCTGCGTCACCACAGAAAAACGGGTCCACTCCGTCggctgcggcggcggcggcagcaaGTCAAAGTCCGGCCCAGACCCAAGTCAGCAACCAGGTGATACCGGGGCCCCAGTCCGCCTCGCACGTGGTCATCGACGAGAAGAAGATGAAAAAGTGCGCCTGCTGCGTAATACAGTAA